One stretch of Akkermansia sp. RCC_12PD DNA includes these proteins:
- a CDS encoding M60 family metallopeptidase, whose translation MMLSQLFKKGCLLLAVCGWLGGGMLPAQEVQQPPITEEGLKALDSNVFTNEFMVALKPAVNRDRIAKIRDPFVRRIAQQMADKKYDSKSRTMLAEPYEPVKDLADRLRTSQYSKFENPTGIFFEEGEDVLVIMGDPKDEKLSLVIQNFGRGGGRSSYPLKAGVNIFKAKNKGLGYIEYFTPNYKKAGKVKVSIPSGKVNGVFVGGVHKNSDWKKMLENSPTEVIDIVGSRVHLVYPVEELRQVCPDKGEELIALYDKIIGMEQQIMGLYKYKMLPKNRMFGRVIWQGFMHADGTGAAFHNGTMKEVANPDKIPGSAWGIAHEFGHVNQVRPAMKWVSTGEVTNNIYSAYVNYMLNPTSMRLEHERINGGDGNMIGGRFNAYLNNGIVKGENWLIQGGPDKRSGGDNRPMVHDHFVKLAPLWQLELYFKVAGKGNPDFYPDIFYKAIKMDTRGKKDGELQLAFMKNACDVSRQDLTDFFRKTGMLKPIDQELDDYTCARMTITEADCRNLVAYARKYKKPESPVIYYISVNSVEAYKNRLPVRGSYNQGITEQGNRRIISHDVWKNVVVFETYKDNELVRATMVGTDSKDNSSTTVTYPEGSTRIEAVSWDGKRTLVYGKRPTK comes from the coding sequence ATGATGCTTTCACAGCTTTTCAAAAAAGGGTGTCTTCTGCTGGCCGTCTGCGGATGGCTGGGAGGCGGCATGCTCCCGGCCCAGGAGGTTCAGCAGCCTCCCATTACGGAAGAAGGTCTGAAGGCGCTGGATTCCAATGTCTTCACGAATGAATTCATGGTGGCGCTGAAGCCCGCCGTGAACCGTGACCGGATTGCGAAAATCCGCGACCCCTTTGTGCGCCGGATCGCCCAGCAGATGGCGGACAAGAAGTACGACAGCAAGTCCCGCACTATGCTGGCGGAACCGTACGAACCGGTGAAGGACCTGGCGGACCGCCTGCGCACCAGCCAGTACAGCAAATTTGAAAACCCCACGGGCATTTTCTTTGAAGAAGGAGAGGACGTGCTGGTCATCATGGGAGACCCCAAGGATGAAAAGCTTTCCCTGGTCATCCAGAACTTCGGGCGCGGCGGGGGCCGCAGTTCCTACCCGCTGAAGGCGGGCGTCAACATTTTCAAGGCCAAGAACAAGGGGCTGGGCTATATCGAATACTTCACGCCCAACTACAAGAAAGCCGGAAAGGTGAAGGTCTCCATTCCCTCCGGCAAGGTGAACGGCGTTTTCGTGGGCGGCGTGCACAAGAACAGCGACTGGAAGAAGATGCTGGAAAACTCCCCGACGGAGGTTATCGACATCGTGGGCAGCCGCGTCCACTTGGTGTACCCGGTGGAGGAGCTCAGGCAGGTCTGCCCGGACAAGGGTGAGGAACTGATCGCCCTGTACGACAAGATCATCGGCATGGAACAGCAGATCATGGGCCTGTACAAGTACAAGATGCTTCCCAAGAACAGAATGTTCGGACGCGTGATCTGGCAGGGATTCATGCACGCGGACGGCACGGGCGCCGCCTTCCACAACGGAACGATGAAGGAAGTGGCCAATCCGGACAAGATTCCCGGCAGCGCCTGGGGCATCGCCCACGAATTCGGCCATGTCAACCAGGTGCGGCCCGCGATGAAATGGGTTTCTACCGGGGAAGTGACCAACAACATTTATTCCGCCTACGTAAATTACATGCTGAATCCCACCAGCATGCGCCTGGAGCATGAACGGATCAACGGCGGCGACGGAAATATGATTGGCGGCCGTTTCAATGCGTATCTGAACAACGGCATCGTGAAGGGGGAAAACTGGCTCATCCAGGGCGGCCCGGACAAGCGTTCCGGCGGCGACAACCGCCCGATGGTGCATGACCACTTCGTAAAGCTGGCCCCCCTGTGGCAGCTGGAACTTTATTTCAAGGTGGCCGGCAAGGGGAATCCGGATTTTTATCCGGACATCTTCTACAAGGCCATCAAGATGGATACCAGAGGCAAGAAGGATGGTGAACTCCAGCTGGCGTTCATGAAAAACGCATGCGACGTTTCCCGGCAGGACCTGACGGATTTCTTCCGGAAAACCGGGATGCTCAAGCCTATTGACCAGGAACTGGACGACTACACCTGCGCCCGGATGACCATCACGGAAGCGGATTGCAGGAACCTGGTCGCCTACGCCAGAAAGTACAAAAAGCCGGAAAGCCCGGTCATCTACTACATCTCCGTCAACAGTGTGGAGGCCTACAAAAACCGTCTCCCCGTCCGCGGTTCCTACAATCAGGGCATTACGGAGCAGGGCAACCGCCGCATCATTTCCCATGACGTATGGAAAAACGTCGTCGTATTTGAAACCTACAAGGATAATGAACTGGTCCGCGCGACGATGGTCGGCACGGACTCCAAGGACAATTCCTCCACAACGGTGACATATCCGGAAGGCTCTACCAGGATTGAGGCTGTCTCATGGGACGGCAAGCGCACCCTGGTATATGGAAAGAGGCCAACCAAATAA
- a CDS encoding DUF417 family protein — MFTLHSSPEKCLHYAEQLQKLGINFIRVAIFIVFAWIGGLKAFQYEADGIVPFVANSPMMSFFYNKEAPEYKQHMNKEGAVVPENIAWHKENNTYGFSYGLGVLIVSIGTLVLLGLFFPKVGLAGDCLAIIMTFGTLSFLITTPETWVPDLGGPNHGFPYLSGAGRLVIKDIVILAGAVTLLGTDIRRILKARLGCAAGEKSCSRRND; from the coding sequence ATGTTTACTTTACATTCATCTCCTGAAAAATGCCTTCATTATGCCGAACAATTGCAGAAACTGGGCATCAATTTCATCAGAGTGGCCATTTTTATCGTATTCGCTTGGATCGGCGGCCTCAAGGCCTTTCAATATGAAGCGGACGGCATCGTTCCCTTTGTGGCCAACAGTCCGATGATGAGCTTCTTCTACAACAAGGAGGCTCCGGAATACAAGCAGCACATGAACAAGGAAGGCGCCGTGGTGCCGGAAAACATCGCCTGGCACAAGGAGAACAACACCTACGGCTTTTCTTATGGGCTGGGAGTTTTGATCGTTTCCATCGGCACGCTGGTGCTGCTGGGCCTTTTTTTCCCGAAGGTGGGCCTGGCGGGAGACTGCCTGGCAATCATCATGACTTTCGGCACCCTGTCCTTCCTCATCACCACGCCGGAAACGTGGGTGCCCGACCTTGGAGGGCCGAACCACGGTTTTCCTTACCTGAGCGGGGCCGGACGCCTGGTGATCAAGGACATTGTCATCCTGGCCGGTGCAGTCACGCTGCTGGGGACGGATATCAGGCGCATTCTTAAAGCGCGCCTCGGCTGCGCGGCAGGGGAAAAATCCTGCAGCCGCCGGAACGACTAA
- a CDS encoding potassium channel family protein: MAQGAKIPRHFLFLKLAYETAMCLLALVAVTLAAIDLTSGAAEWEVTVDRVIYWIFVLDYVTRFFLSPSKWLFMKSHVWDLLAIIPFDSLFRLFRFAKLEEILRLARYLDLFSYSMRFSARIRRFFNTNGFKYICIAALTIILLGAVGIHLAEGMSLSNGIWWSFVTATTVGYGDTYPITTPGKFLAVFLMITGIGFVGTLTSTITSFFLHTHAGEELPYREEVIEGIKEKLDHLSSMSDEDIDTLAAMLKALKHDQHSFSEPETLPETHADGSK, from the coding sequence ATGGCTCAAGGCGCAAAAATTCCCCGGCACTTCCTGTTCCTGAAACTGGCATATGAAACGGCCATGTGCCTGCTGGCCCTGGTGGCCGTCACGCTGGCCGCCATCGACCTGACCTCCGGAGCCGCGGAATGGGAAGTCACCGTGGACCGTGTCATTTACTGGATATTCGTCCTGGACTACGTCACCCGTTTTTTCCTCAGCCCCTCCAAATGGCTCTTCATGAAAAGCCACGTCTGGGACCTGCTGGCCATCATCCCGTTCGATTCCCTGTTCCGGCTGTTCCGCTTTGCCAAACTGGAAGAGATCCTGCGGCTCGCCAGGTACCTGGACCTGTTTTCCTACTCCATGCGGTTCTCCGCGCGCATCCGGCGTTTTTTCAATACGAACGGATTCAAGTACATCTGCATTGCCGCGCTGACCATTATCCTGCTGGGGGCCGTAGGCATCCATCTGGCGGAGGGCATGAGCCTGTCCAACGGCATTTGGTGGTCCTTCGTCACGGCCACCACCGTGGGCTACGGAGACACCTACCCAATCACCACGCCGGGCAAGTTTCTTGCGGTCTTCCTGATGATTACCGGAATCGGCTTCGTGGGGACGCTCACCAGCACCATTACTTCCTTCTTCCTGCATACCCACGCAGGGGAAGAATTGCCATACCGGGAGGAAGTGATTGAAGGTATCAAGGAAAAGCTGGACCACCTTTCCTCCATGTCCGATGAAGACATAGACACTCTGGCGGCCATGCTGAAGGCCCTGAAGCACGATCAGCACTCCTTCTCCGAGCCTGAAACGCTTCCGGAAACGCATGCGGACGGTTCAAAGTAA
- the htpG gene encoding molecular chaperone HtpG: MNTETHQFQAEVRQLLDIVINALYSDREIFVRELVSNASDALEKLRVKQLTDSNIYQPDKPLEISITTDKDNKTITIADTGIGMAEADLVENLGTIAHSGTKKFLEALKQKQEGGTDLIGQFGVGFYSSFMVAEQVEVFTHSHEPEAASLRWVSEGREGYSIETLDEPLDRGTRIVIHLKEEYAEFSQDYRVKELLRRYSNFVAFPINFNGEHINTVQAIWSKSKSDVKPEEYNEFYQFISHTDEKPLSYMHFSADAPIMLHSLLFIPRRNPEMFGFGRVDPNVSLYCKRVLIDAKPEGLLPDWLRFLNGVVDSEDLPLNISREMLQDNSLVRKISDIITKRFIKHLEKLAKDEKETYKEFYAQFSRYLKEGVVTSWPNKESLGKLLRFESTATDPGETTSFQEYITRMKEGQTAIYALTGPSRAHLENSPYLEAFKARGYEVAFFTDHGDEFVLDSLSSVDAKPVTMIDRADVELPELETERKDALPQEEAAALEEWLKELYPDKFSKVTLGKRLVSGPAVALQSGNDMGPEMRAYMKAMGQEVPESHPQLELNPSNPLVKKLSVLRTENPELAQMVADQIANTALLRAGMLDDPAVLAQSSQTLMEQLLLK; this comes from the coding sequence ATGAATACAGAAACACATCAATTTCAGGCGGAAGTCCGGCAGCTGCTGGACATTGTCATCAATGCCCTTTACAGCGACCGCGAGATTTTCGTCCGGGAACTCGTCTCCAACGCTTCGGACGCCCTGGAAAAACTGCGCGTGAAACAGTTGACGGACTCCAACATCTACCAGCCGGACAAGCCGCTGGAAATCAGCATCACCACGGACAAGGACAACAAGACCATCACTATCGCGGACACCGGCATCGGAATGGCGGAAGCGGACCTGGTGGAAAACCTCGGCACCATCGCGCACTCCGGCACCAAGAAGTTCCTGGAGGCGCTGAAGCAGAAGCAGGAAGGCGGAACCGACCTGATCGGCCAGTTCGGCGTGGGGTTCTACAGCTCCTTCATGGTGGCGGAACAGGTGGAAGTGTTCACGCATTCCCATGAACCGGAAGCCGCCTCCCTCCGCTGGGTATCCGAAGGCCGGGAGGGCTATTCCATTGAAACGCTGGACGAGCCCCTGGACCGCGGCACCCGCATCGTCATCCACCTGAAGGAGGAATACGCGGAGTTCTCCCAGGATTACCGCGTGAAGGAACTGCTCCGCCGTTATTCCAACTTCGTGGCCTTCCCGATCAATTTCAACGGGGAGCACATCAACACCGTGCAAGCCATCTGGTCCAAGTCCAAATCCGACGTGAAGCCGGAGGAATACAACGAATTTTACCAGTTCATCTCCCACACGGACGAGAAGCCCCTTTCCTACATGCATTTCAGCGCGGACGCGCCCATCATGCTCCATTCCCTGCTCTTCATTCCGCGGCGGAATCCGGAAATGTTCGGCTTCGGCCGCGTGGACCCCAACGTGTCCCTGTACTGCAAGCGCGTGCTGATCGACGCGAAACCGGAAGGGCTGCTGCCCGACTGGCTGCGCTTCCTGAACGGCGTGGTGGACAGCGAAGACCTGCCCCTGAATATCTCCCGTGAAATGCTCCAGGACAATTCCCTGGTGCGCAAGATCAGCGACATCATCACCAAGCGCTTCATCAAGCATCTGGAGAAGCTCGCCAAGGACGAAAAGGAAACCTACAAGGAATTCTACGCCCAGTTTTCCCGCTACCTGAAGGAAGGCGTGGTGACCTCCTGGCCGAACAAGGAATCCCTGGGCAAGCTGCTCCGGTTTGAATCCACCGCCACGGACCCGGGGGAAACGACCTCCTTCCAGGAATACATCACCCGCATGAAGGAAGGCCAGACGGCCATTTACGCCCTGACCGGCCCCTCCCGCGCCCATCTGGAAAACAGCCCGTATCTGGAAGCCTTCAAGGCACGCGGCTATGAAGTGGCCTTCTTCACGGACCACGGGGACGAATTCGTACTGGATTCCCTGTCCAGCGTGGACGCTAAGCCCGTCACGATGATCGACCGCGCGGACGTGGAACTTCCTGAACTGGAAACGGAACGGAAGGACGCCCTGCCGCAGGAGGAAGCCGCCGCCCTGGAGGAATGGCTGAAAGAACTTTATCCGGACAAATTTTCCAAGGTTACCCTGGGCAAACGCCTAGTCAGCGGTCCCGCGGTGGCCCTGCAGAGTGGCAACGACATGGGGCCGGAAATGAGGGCGTACATGAAGGCCATGGGGCAGGAAGTTCCGGAAAGCCATCCCCAGCTTGAATTGAACCCCTCCAATCCCCTGGTCAAGAAACTTTCCGTCCTGCGGACGGAGAACCCGGAACTGGCCCAGATGGTCGCGGATCAGATCGCGAACACGGCCCTGCTCCGCGCCGGTATGCTGGACGACCCCGCCGTGCTCGCCCAGTCCTCCCAGACGCTGATGGAACAGCTTCTGCTGAAGTAA
- a CDS encoding MFS transporter produces the protein MKGKVLLLAAFLIVCFNLRTGFDSPDPLLGTIEKDMGLSLENSGLFALLPVFVLGVAAPISPRVARWMTPWKIIFWFQLLAVAGIFWRSWDGVAGLYGGMVLMGLGMGIAGAAIPGLIKHQFPDHASAMMGVYSAMIGVGSAVASGLSVPISNMLGGWRFGLGVWIIPILLGMLVWGAYFLKHPVGMLSRDPASSGHNLLHSSKAWQVTIFYLSRVGAAYFFYTWIPIFLRQRGMSYVDAGFILSVAMFAQLPATLSAHALEKATGGRGLLIVMAMALAALSCWGILYLPLDWALWMAILFGLATGTVFSRGMALMVERARTPSESIRLSGMSQGIGFTMGALLSLLFTSFLHQEGSFLPFCLVYTFFCVLGMISGRMSAQPGYV, from the coding sequence ATGAAAGGCAAAGTACTGTTGCTGGCGGCTTTTCTGATTGTCTGCTTCAACCTGCGCACCGGGTTTGATTCTCCCGATCCTTTGTTGGGGACGATTGAAAAGGATATGGGGCTTTCCCTGGAGAATTCAGGGCTGTTCGCTCTGCTGCCCGTGTTTGTGCTGGGGGTGGCCGCTCCCATTTCTCCGCGCGTCGCGCGCTGGATGACTCCGTGGAAAATCATCTTCTGGTTCCAGCTTCTGGCGGTGGCGGGCATTTTCTGGCGCAGTTGGGACGGTGTGGCGGGCCTGTACGGCGGCATGGTTCTGATGGGGCTGGGCATGGGGATTGCCGGAGCGGCCATTCCCGGACTGATCAAGCACCAGTTCCCGGACCACGCTTCCGCCATGATGGGCGTTTACAGCGCGATGATCGGGGTGGGGAGCGCGGTGGCCTCCGGCTTGTCCGTACCCATCTCCAATATGCTGGGCGGCTGGCGTTTCGGCCTGGGGGTGTGGATTATTCCCATTCTGCTGGGAATGCTGGTATGGGGCGCCTACTTCCTCAAGCATCCGGTCGGCATGCTTTCGCGCGATCCGGCGTCTTCCGGACACAATCTGCTGCACAGCAGCAAGGCATGGCAGGTCACCATTTTTTATTTAAGCCGCGTGGGGGCTGCCTACTTCTTTTATACCTGGATTCCCATCTTCCTGAGGCAGCGCGGCATGAGCTACGTGGACGCCGGGTTCATTCTTTCCGTAGCCATGTTCGCCCAACTTCCCGCCACGCTTTCCGCGCACGCACTGGAGAAGGCCACGGGAGGACGGGGGTTGCTCATCGTGATGGCCATGGCGCTGGCGGCCCTTTCCTGCTGGGGCATTCTTTATCTTCCGCTGGACTGGGCTCTCTGGATGGCTATTCTGTTCGGCCTGGCGACGGGAACCGTGTTCAGCCGCGGGATGGCTCTGATGGTGGAACGCGCCCGGACTCCCTCCGAGTCAATCAGGCTTTCCGGCATGTCCCAGGGAATCGGCTTTACTATGGGCGCCCTCCTGAGCCTGCTGTTCACCTCCTTCCTGCATCAGGAAGGTTCCTTTCTGCCATTCTGCCTGGTTTATACATTTTTCTGCGTGCTCGGCATGATTTCCGGCCGCATGTCCGCCCAGCCGGGATACGTGTAA
- the pheS gene encoding phenylalanine--tRNA ligase subunit alpha, translated as MKEEIVRIQRDALARIAQVSDRRGVEDVRVAILGKKGELTMAQTGMKDVPREEKPAVGQLLNDARKAITEALDAKLVEVQALADREAVAGVDLTLPARSLPLGGLHPLTIVRDEAIGILRRMGFALADGPEIEDEFHCFDALNTPADHPARNEKDTFYFDSGKLLRTHTSTVQIRSMEKQTPPVRVISPGSAYRRDEIDATHLSAFNQLEGLYVDTDVSVGDLKGTLEYFLRALFGSDTEVRFRPHFFPFTEPSFEIDVKLKVDGQEPRWVEIAGCGMVDPNVFEAVDRELGLEPGVQARYTGLTGFAFGIGLDRLAMIRWGIRDIRALIENDVRFLAQFQ; from the coding sequence ATGAAGGAAGAGATCGTACGCATTCAACGGGACGCCCTGGCGCGCATCGCCCAGGTGTCTGACAGGCGTGGCGTGGAAGATGTCCGCGTCGCCATCCTCGGCAAAAAAGGGGAGCTGACCATGGCCCAGACGGGCATGAAGGACGTGCCCCGGGAGGAAAAACCCGCCGTAGGCCAGCTGCTCAACGACGCCCGCAAGGCGATTACTGAAGCGTTGGACGCCAAGCTCGTGGAAGTCCAGGCCCTGGCGGACAGGGAGGCCGTAGCCGGTGTGGACCTGACCCTTCCTGCACGTTCCCTCCCGCTTGGGGGGCTGCATCCGCTGACCATCGTCCGGGACGAGGCCATCGGCATTCTGCGCCGCATGGGGTTCGCGCTGGCGGATGGCCCGGAGATTGAGGATGAGTTCCATTGCTTTGACGCGCTGAACACTCCGGCGGACCACCCGGCGCGTAATGAAAAGGACACATTTTACTTTGATTCCGGCAAGCTGCTGCGCACGCATACCTCCACCGTCCAGATCCGTTCCATGGAGAAGCAGACGCCCCCTGTGCGCGTGATTTCCCCAGGCTCCGCCTACCGCCGGGACGAGATTGACGCCACGCACCTTTCCGCCTTCAACCAGCTTGAAGGGCTGTATGTGGATACGGACGTTTCCGTGGGTGACCTCAAGGGAACGCTGGAATACTTCCTGCGCGCCCTCTTCGGTTCCGATACGGAAGTGCGCTTCCGCCCCCATTTCTTTCCGTTTACGGAACCCAGCTTTGAAATTGACGTGAAGCTGAAGGTGGACGGCCAGGAACCGCGCTGGGTGGAGATCGCCGGCTGCGGCATGGTGGACCCGAATGTCTTTGAAGCCGTGGACCGCGAGCTGGGGCTGGAACCCGGCGTCCAGGCCCGCTACACGGGGCTGACCGGATTCGCCTTCGGCATCGGCCTGGACCGCCTGGCCATGATCCGCTGGGGCATCCGGGACATCCGTGCCCTGATTGAAAACGATGTGCGCTTCCTCGCCCAATTCCAATAA
- the alr gene encoding alanine racemase, translating into MPATSPPRAWAEIDLGAIRHNLNVVKQADKGEYYMPVVKASAYGHGLEQVCRALDAEGIAFFGVANVGEARRISQAGCRTRPYILGPSFPEEREEIVLNGWRSFISTMEEAVHYNSLARLYGKTLPIHISVDTGMGRGGFLPDQLEELLSRLGELDSLYMEGLGAHLPCADEDRETTLEQIACFERMAARIRERLPLEFCHLANSAASLDYDIPSNNLCRPGLVLYGFSPIPSPWEAQLKPAMSLFSRLTVARTLPAGHGISYGGTFVTDHPTKVATVGIGYADGYLRSLAHKGARVMVEGISCPLLGRVTMDQIMVDVSRVPSPEPGMTVEIMGPNIPVTELAEKAGTISWEIFTGIGPRVPRHYTH; encoded by the coding sequence ATGCCAGCCACCAGCCCTCCCCGCGCCTGGGCCGAAATCGACCTCGGAGCCATCCGCCACAACCTGAACGTCGTCAAGCAGGCGGACAAAGGGGAATATTACATGCCCGTGGTGAAGGCGTCCGCCTACGGCCACGGTCTGGAACAAGTCTGCCGGGCACTGGACGCGGAGGGGATCGCCTTCTTCGGCGTCGCGAACGTGGGGGAGGCACGGCGCATCAGCCAGGCGGGCTGCCGCACGCGGCCGTACATCCTGGGCCCCTCCTTCCCGGAGGAGCGGGAGGAAATCGTGCTGAACGGCTGGCGCTCCTTCATCTCCACCATGGAAGAAGCCGTGCATTACAATTCCCTGGCACGGCTGTACGGGAAAACGCTGCCCATTCATATTTCCGTGGACACAGGCATGGGCCGCGGCGGGTTCCTCCCGGACCAGCTTGAAGAACTGCTCTCCCGCCTGGGGGAACTGGACAGCCTGTACATGGAAGGACTGGGCGCCCACCTGCCCTGCGCGGACGAGGACCGGGAAACCACCCTGGAGCAGATAGCCTGCTTTGAACGGATGGCGGCCCGCATCCGGGAAAGACTGCCGCTGGAATTCTGCCACCTGGCCAACAGTGCCGCTTCCCTGGATTACGATATTCCCTCCAACAACCTGTGCCGCCCCGGCCTGGTCCTGTACGGCTTTTCCCCCATTCCCTCCCCATGGGAAGCGCAGTTGAAGCCTGCCATGTCCCTCTTTTCCCGCCTGACCGTGGCGCGCACCCTGCCGGCAGGCCACGGCATTTCCTACGGGGGCACCTTCGTGACGGACCACCCCACGAAGGTGGCGACTGTGGGCATCGGCTATGCGGACGGCTATTTGCGTTCGCTGGCCCACAAGGGAGCGCGCGTCATGGTGGAAGGCATTTCCTGCCCCCTGCTGGGCCGCGTCACGATGGACCAGATCATGGTGGACGTCAGCCGGGTGCCCAGCCCGGAGCCCGGCATGACCGTGGAAATCATGGGGCCGAACATTCCCGTGACGGAATTGGCGGAAAAGGCGGGCACGATTTCCTGGGAAATATTCACGGGCATCGGCCCGCGCGTCCCCAGGCATTACACGCACTGA